ATCGTAGTCTGCAAGATTGTACTGTGTTCCATTGATGGTAAGAATTCCATCTTTGAGCGTAATTGTCCGTTCAAGAACAGACTTTGGGTGTGCTGCTTCGATTCCTGCCTCAAGAGAAGCGAGAGCTATCTCATGGGCTGCCGTGGACGCTAAACTGTCTCTGTCCCTGATCACATTTTAAAGGACAGCCGAGTTATTAATAGCTCTTTATCTATCCATGTGCCATACTCTCTATGAATTCCGTAAGTGGATAAGAGTGCGAGTAGACTGAGGGAGATTATCCAAATGAGAGCGCTTCGGAAAGGAAGCTCCGAGCGACCATGTACATGATTACGGGTGGGATGCCGATCGCGAGGGTCATCGCCATCATCCAGGCCCAGTACGTTGCTTCCCCGCCAGCAGTGACTTGGTATAACACGACCACTGCTGGTGTTGTGTTAGCGCTCTGAGTCAACATTGACGCAAATAAGAAGTCATTCCAGCCGGTGAGGAATGCAAGGAACCCAACAGCGATTATCGCCGGCGTCGCGAGTGGGAGTGCCACTCGTGCGAAAGCAGTGAATTTCGAACAGCCGAATACCTGGGCAGCCTCTTCGAGGTTGGGAGGTAATTTCTGGAAGAAGTCACGTAGAACCCAGATGGCAAAGGGAACAGATATCGTCAACTGAGCCAACGAGACGCCAAGTTTCGTATCGAACAGTCCAAGCTGCCACCAAAGATCAGAGACGGGGATAATTAGCAAGATGTACGGGAACAACAACGCGATAATGACGAAGTAGAAGAGAAGCTCCCGTCGCGGAAGATCGGTCCGCGCGAACGCATATGCACCGGGGATCGCAATCAACAAGGTAAGGACTCCGGTAATA
This window of the Haloarcula marina genome carries:
- a CDS encoding carbohydrate ABC transporter permease, translating into MSVNDSEYWPFGNMTLGDVAYHSLRFSLLAIYLLFIIGVFLQIISVSFRAPAEFFTQDPHWIPKEPTLTAWDDAFTRLAQPLQNSAIIATITGVLTLLIAIPGAYAFARTDLPRRELLFYFVIIALLFPYILLIIPVSDLWWQLGLFDTKLGVSLAQLTISVPFAIWVLRDFFQKLPPNLEEAAQVFGCSKFTAFARVALPLATPAIIAVGFLAFLTGWNDFLFASMLTQSANTTPAVVVLYQVTAGGEATYWAWMMAMTLAIGIPPVIMYMVARSFLSEALSFG